In the Gossypium arboreum isolate Shixiya-1 chromosome 10, ASM2569848v2, whole genome shotgun sequence genome, one interval contains:
- the LOC108487444 gene encoding 60S ribosomal protein L38-like, translated as MPKQIHEIKDFLLTARRKDARSVKIKKSRDVVKFKVRCSKYLYTLCVSDAEKADKLKQSLPPGLSVQDL; from the exons atg CCTAAGCAAATTCATGAGATCAAGGACTTCCTTCTCACTGCTAGAAGGAAAGATGCTCGCTCTGTAAAAATCAAGAAAAGCAGAGATGTTGTCAAGTTCAAGGTCCGCTGCTCCAAGTACTTGTACACCCTTTGCGTGTCTGATGCTGAGAAGGCTGACAAGTTGAAGCAGTCTCTTCCTCCAG GTTTGAGCGTACAAGACCTGTGA